In Anopheles cruzii unplaced genomic scaffold, idAnoCruzAS_RS32_06 scaffold00440_ctg1, whole genome shotgun sequence, the following are encoded in one genomic region:
- the LOC128276076 gene encoding uncharacterized protein LOC128276076, producing the protein MQPTPASPSASCSNGIVEAINPAVQLASSLSSHSMPQMVLAADGGVVDHHHHQHPGEFVSPQELEMENHWLREKLKEITVDRDRLLCEVANLRLELDMAELKRLPEHR; encoded by the coding sequence ATGCAACCGACCCCAGCCTCGCCCAGCGCCAGCTGCAGCAACGGTATCGTGGAAGCCATCAACCCCGCGGTGCAGTTGGCAAGTTCATTGTCGTCACACTCGATGCCTCAGATGGTGCTTGCCGCCGATGGCGGAGTtgttgaccaccaccaccaccagcacccgggGGAGTTCGTTTCCCCGCAGGAACTGGAGATGGAAAACCACTGGTTGCGTGAAAAGCTGAAGGAGATTACCGTCGACCGGGATCGGTTGCTGTGCGAGGTGGCCAACCTGCGGCTCGAGCTTGATATGGCCGAACTGAAGCGACTACCGGAACACAGGTGA